The segment GGCTCGTTCTCCGGCGTACCGTCGTCCGTCACAACGCTCCTCCCAGGGCGGCGGCCGGCGGCCATGATCACCCGGCCGCCGTCGAGAAGGACGGACGCGGCGAGCGTGCGGCGCGGTTCCGCGTCCTGCGGCGAGCCTGTCGTGCGGCGCGGTTCCGCGTCCTGCGGCGAGCCTGTCGTGCGGCGCGGGGCCGGCCCGCGGGGGCATGCTCAGCGCGCGCTGTCCCGGATGTTCGGGACGGCCCGGACCAGGGTGACCACGCCGCCCGCCACCAGGGCGACGGCGAGGAGTTCGGGGACCAGCAGCCAGCCGGTGCGGATCGTCTCCTGGAACAGCACCACGCCGAGCAGCAGGCTGACGGCCGCGTCGCCGATGGTCAGCGCGGGCTGCGAGGCCACCAGCGGGCCGGCCTGGAGGGCGTTCTCCAGCAGCAGGACGGCGGCGATGCCGGTGAGCGCGAAGCCGTACGTCTGCCAGGCGGTCAGGAAGGCGGCCGGGCCGTGGTCGGAGAACGTGCCGGTGGCGGACTTCAGCAGGGCGGCGGTCAGCGCGTTGCCGACCGCGGCGGCGGTGCCGAGCGCCCCGGCCCGGAACACCGGTCCGCGCCCGCGGGCCGCCGCCACGCACAGCGCCATCGCGCCCAGGCAGCCGACCAGGACGGGCGTCCAGCGGCTCATCGGCGCCTGGTCCTCGGCGCCGGCCGGGGCGGCGCAGCCGAGGAACAGGGCCAGTCCGCCGACCACCGCCGCGACGCCCGCCCAGCCGGCGGCCGGCATCCGGCGGTGCAGCAGCGGCGCGGCGATCAGCAGCGCGAACGGCAGCTCCAGCACGAACACCGGCTGCACCAGCGCCATCGGCCCGAACGCGAGCGCCAGCGCCTGGAACAGCGCGGCCCCGGCCACTCCGACGATCCCCGCCACCCACGCCGGGTCGCGCGCGAGCACCAGCAGGAACCGCAGTCCCCCGCCCCGGTCCAGCCGGGCCGCCGCCTTCCGCTGGAAGGCGGTCCCGGCCGCGTTGGAGGCGGCCCCGAACACGGCGAACAGCACAGCGAGCACGTCCACCCGCCATCGGTTCCCGCGCCCCCGGCCCCGAACCCCCGCTTCCCCCGAACGGCGGCGCGGGCGGGGCCCGGGGGCTGTTCCGGTGCGGCCGGGGCCGGTCGGTCATTCGCGTGCCGGGGTGACGGCGTGGGCGAGTTGGACGCGTGAGCGGAGGTCGAGTTTGCGGTAGACGCGGGTCAGGGTCGCTTCGACGGTTTTGACGCTGACGGTGAGGGCGGCGGCGATGTCGCGGTTGCTCGCGCCGGCCGCGGCGAGGTGGGCGCAGCGTTGTTCGGCGTCGGTGAGGCGGGCGCGGGCGCCGTCCTGCGGGGTGGCGTCCGCCGGGGGGCCGGGTTCCAGTCGCCGCAGGGCGCGGGCGGCGGCGTCGGCCCCGGGGTGGGCTCCGTGGGCGGTGAAGAGGTCGGCGGCCCGCTGCGCGGCGGTGCGGGCGCCGGCGCGGCGGCGGGCGCGGCGTTCGGTGTGGCTGAGGGCGAGGAGGGTGCGGCCGCGTTCGAGGGGGAGCTGGCGCAGCTGCTCGGCGGCGTCGGTGAGGCGGCGGGCGGCGGTGTCGTACTGGCCGCGGGCGGCGTCGAGGAGGGCCCGGGCGCGTTCGAGGGCGGGCAGGACGGAGTCCCGGCCGAGATCGGTGGCGGTGCGGTGGGTGTCGGTGAGGAGCTCTTCGGCTTCGTCGGGGCGGCCGGCGGCGAGGAGCGCCTCGGCGAGGTCGGCGTGCCAGCGGAGGACGGAGGGGTCGCGGACCTGTTGGAGCGTTTCCAGCGCGCGGACCTCCTGGAGCGGTTCGAGGGCTTCCTTGGGGCGGCCGGCGGTGAGCAGGAGGTGGCCGAGGGCGAAGAGGTTGCGGGAGAGGAAGACCCGGTTGTCCTCGTGCCGGGAGGCGTCGATGCCCCGGCGGGCGTGGGCGAGGGCGGTGCCGGTGCGGGAGGCGGTGCCTTCGACGAGGGCGGAGGTGTAGCAGGCGGGGCCGGGTGGCATGCCCGTCCGGTCGGAGAGGGTGTGGGCGCGGCGGGCGTAGTCGAGGGCCTCGGCGCAGCGTCCGGCGCGCAGTTCGGTTTCGGCGAGGCTGCGCAGCAGGTCGACGACGGCTTCGGCGTCCCCGGTCCGCTGGGCTTGGA is part of the Kitasatospora setae KM-6054 genome and harbors:
- a CDS encoding DMT family transporter, with the translated sequence MDVLAVLFAVFGAASNAAGTAFQRKAAARLDRGGGLRFLLVLARDPAWVAGIVGVAGAALFQALALAFGPMALVQPVFVLELPFALLIAAPLLHRRMPAAGWAGVAAVVGGLALFLGCAAPAGAEDQAPMSRWTPVLVGCLGAMALCVAAARGRGPVFRAGALGTAAAVGNALTAALLKSATGTFSDHGPAAFLTAWQTYGFALTGIAAVLLLENALQAGPLVASQPALTIGDAAVSLLLGVVLFQETIRTGWLLVPELLAVALVAGGVVTLVRAVPNIRDSAR